The stretch of DNA AGCTCGACGATCCGCTTCTCGAGCTGTCGGACCTTACGCTTCAGCTCGATCTCCCGCGCGAAGCCGCTCACCGACGCGAAGAGGACGCCCACGAAGGCCGACAGCAGGAGCAGCAGGGACAGCGGCAGACTCGCGGTTCGCGAGTTGAGGAAGCTTACCGTCACAGGGTCCGGATTCTGGACGGCGAACGCCATTGCCGCCGCGCCGAGGATCGCGATCAGAACGTATACGAAGACCATGGGGACCTCCTATGCCCGGCGCTCGCGGCTCTCACCGGCTCTCGCGTTGCTCATTCGCCCTAAAGGGCGCGAGGGCCCGGTCCGCGGGGCTCGGAACTTGGGGTGGGGGAACGGCGATGTACTTCCGCAGGGCCGACTTCGTGCGCGGGCCCATGATCCCGTCGATCGGACCCGGATCGTAGCCGGCGGCCACCAGAGCCTGCTGGACTTCTCACACGTGACTGGTCCTGGCGCCGGCCCCTGACACGGCGGCCTTCGCGGCAGGCGGCGGTGACGCCGGCTCGTCCGCCCACACCAGGCCCGTGAGCGCGGCCGTCATCACGATCGGGATGCCCACGAGGACTCCAAGACGCGTCGAGACTCTCCGTCGCATAGCGTGATCCTCCTTACCCTGCGCGATGGAACCGCAAGGCCTATGCCATGACGTAAATGCCTGAAAGATCGAGGACACGCCGACGGCGACAGACTCGTCCAGGATTGCGTGGAAGGAACTTCCGAGTAGTTCTTACACAAGAACAGCCGCTCCGGTCTCCGCGCGCCGCCGATTGCACCGAGCCCCCGGGGTGGACTCGCCCCGGGGGACCAGACTTCGTGTGGCTGTTAGGGGCTCACGCCGGGATAGGGACTGCCCCCGCGGCGCAGCGCGCGGAGCCCGCTGTCCACGATGAGGGGCGCGGTGTTCCGGGTCACGTTTTCGCTGCCGTATCCGTAGTAGTGCGCGAAGCCGCCTTCGTCGAGCCGGGCGAGGAGCTCTGATCCGCCGTCACGGATCAGCACGAGGACCCGATGCGTGTTGCACGCGCTCGGCGCACAGCCTGTCAGGGCGATGTAGTCCACTCCGCCGATGCGGACCATGCGGAGCGGTCCGCTGCCGCCGAAATAGGCGCCGGCGCCCGAAGAAAGCTGCCCGCCGCCCTGCGACGCCGGCGCCCAGTCGGCCCCGAAGAGATCACGGACCTTGTCGCCCACCTGCGGATTCTGCAGCACCTCATCTACCGTGTACCCATAGGCGAACACGCGACCATCCCCCGGGAGCAGCTCGGCCGCTGGCGGTATCGGGGACCCAGGTGGCGGAGCGATCGTGCAGCCGGTCGCGAGGAGCACAGCCAGAGCGGACGGCCATCCAGCACGATGCAGGTAACGCATGGGAGCCTCCTTCAGGATTTCGGTTTGGCCCGGCAAGTAAGAAGGACGGTCGCGGCGTCACGGGCCTCGGCACGCCGCGACTGTCTCCAGCGCACCTCGCGGAAACCTACGGCACCCGTACTCCTCGACCGCTGACCAGATGGATGACCAGTATCACGATGCCGACCAGGAACAGAATCCAGGAGATCTGGGACGCTATCGCCGCAACGCCGAAGAGACCCAGGGCGCCGGCGATGAGACCCACGAGCAGAACCGCGAGTGCGTAGTAGAGCATCGTTCTGTCCTCCTTGGGCCCCTTAGGAGACGCAAGTGGCGTGCCAGGGCGATCAGCGCCGCCTAGCGCGGTCCGGCTTCGCCTCCCCTGCCAGCTATTTAAAGGATAGTTCCGCTCGAGATCTCGAGAGCGCCGGCTAGCGGCGGCGGTGTGACGAGTTTTTCTTACACGGTAGCTTTTTCCGTTTTCGATCGCGCGCCGCGAGGCCAAACGCGGCCGCTCGCTGTGTTTCCGACTGCTTAGCTCAGGTGGCTGTCGGGCTGCGGATTGGCACGCTCCTCGCAGCTTGCAAAGCATCGGCGACGGCACGCCGCGAGAGAGGAGAGCGCCCCATGGACAAGCCATTTCTCACGGACATCAAGGAGCTGCGTCGACGGGCCCGCAGTCATATAGAGGAAGGCGCGGTCACCGAAGGCTATCGCGCGGACCGCGAGACCGTGCTGCGGTTGCTCAACGAAGCGCTTTGAATCCATGACATTCCACGAGAGGGGGTGAACACATGAAGAAGATCCTGATGGCTCTTGCCCTGGTGGTGGCTGTCGCCGGCACGGCGCTGGCCAACCAGTGCCCGCTGCTGATCAAGCAGATCCAGGACGCGACCGCCGGCAAGACCGACGATGCGTCGAAGAAGGCTCTGGCGCTCGCCGCTGAGGCGAAGGTGCTTCACGACTCCGGCAAGCACGCCGAGTCCATCGCCACGGCCGACGAGGCCGCGAAGGCGATCAACCTCACGCTCAAGAAGAAGTAGCCCGGAGTGCGGCCCCCGGGGGCGGATCGGCCCCCGGGGGCCTTTCTTGCGTCCCGCCCGCTAAGTGTGGGAAAACTAGCGCGAATATGGCCACCGACGACTGCGCAGACCGCTATCCCTTCCGCGAGATCGAGTCGAAGTGACAGCGGGTCTGGGAGGAGAGCGGTCAGTTCCGCGTCACCGAGGATCTCGCTTTGAAGGATAGTTCCGCTCGAGATCCTGAGAGCGCCGGCTAGCGGCGGCGGTGTGACAGGTTTTTCTTACACGGTAGCTTTTCCCGTTTTCGATCGCGCGCCGCGAGACCAAACGCGGCCGCTCGCTGTGTTTCCGACTGCTTAGCTCCGGTGGCTGTCGGGCTGCGGATTGGCACGCTCTTCGCAGCTTGCGAAGCATCGGCGACGGCACGCCACGAGAGAGGAGAACGCTCAATGGACAGACCATTTCTCACGGACATCAAGGAGCTTCGTCAACGGGCCCGCAGTCATATGGAGGAAGGCGCGGTCACCGAAGGCTATCGCGCGGACCGCGAGACCGTGCTGCGGTTGCTCAACGAAGCGCTCGCGACGGAGCTCGTGTGCGTCCTGCGGTACAAGCGCCACTACTACATCGCGGCGGGCATCCACGCCCAGGCGGTGGCCGCTGAGTTCCTCGAGTACGCCAACGACGAGCAGGGTCACGCCGATCTCATCGCCGAGCGGATCGTGCAGCTCGGCGGGGCGCCCGACTTGAACCCCGATGGCCTCCTGTCGCGGAGCCATTCGGAGTACGTCGAGGGCGAGGATCTGGTCGATATGATCCGAGAGGACTTGGTGGCCGAGCGGATTGCCGTCGACTCCTACCGCGAGATGATCGAGTACCTCGGTGACGACGACCCGACGACGCGCCGCCGGCTCGAGGAGATCCTCGCCACGGAAGAGGGGCACGCCGAGGACCTGCGGATGCTCATCGACGCGTTGGGCAGGGACGAGCGCAAGGCCTTGCGTGCGAGCAGCCAGAGCTAGCGAGGAACCGGGCCGCTATGGGCCTCTGGGGCATGAAGTACTCGGATGCGGACGACAAGTGGTGGGTGGATATGGTGCTGCAAGACGCGCCGCCGGCGGTGCGCCTGGATAGGGTCGGCGGGCGCGTCGTGGCTGACGGCTTCGATGGCGTCACCGGGCCGGTCCTCGTCCACAAGGCGAGCATTCCGCCGGAGGCGCTGAACGACTGGCCGAGCGACATGCCGGTCATCCTCACCCGCGTCGAGCTGGGACCGGACTCATCGTTATCGACCTCGTGAGAGGGAGACAAGAGAGCCATGACCTACAAGGTACAGGAGCGTCTCAAGCCGCGGTCGTTGACGGGCATCTCCGACGGGCAGATCGAGCAGCATTGGCAGCTGTACGAAGCGTACGTCAAGAACACGAACGAGCTGCTCGACGAGCTCCGGGGGGCGGACACGGGATCGCGGCACTGGGCGGAGCTCAAGCGCCGGCTCGGATTTGAATTCAACGGAATGGCGCTGCATGAATACTACTTCGGCAATCTGGCGGCGGACCGCGCGTTGAGACCGAAGAGCGCGCTCACCGACGCCTTGGTGACCGGCTGGGGCGACTTCCGGGCTTGGCGGGAGGACTTCGCCAAGACGGCGGCCATGCGAGGTATCGGCTGGGTCGTCCTCTATCACGACCCGTGGGCCGGCCGCCTGTTCAACTGGTGGGTGAGCGATCACGAGGTCAACCA from Candidatus Rokuibacteriota bacterium encodes:
- a CDS encoding DUF1328 domain-containing protein — translated: MLYYALAVLLVGLIAGALGLFGVAAIASQISWILFLVGIVILVIHLVSGRGVRVP
- a CDS encoding lipopolysaccharide assembly protein LapA domain-containing protein codes for the protein MVFVYVLIAILGAAAMAFAVQNPDPVTVSFLNSRTASLPLSLLLLLSAFVGVLFASVSGFAREIELKRKVRQLEKRIVEL
- a CDS encoding Fe-Mn family superoxide dismutase; the encoded protein is MTYKVQERLKPRSLTGISDGQIEQHWQLYEAYVKNTNELLDELRGADTGSRHWAELKRRLGFEFNGMALHEYYFGNLAADRALRPKSALTDALVTGWGDFRAWREDFAKTAAMRGIGWVVLYHDPWAGRLFNWWVSDHEVNHPAGLTPILVLDVFEHAWMVDYAMGEKSKYVDAFLENVGWETVERRFKDSRDRPARVAS
- a CDS encoding ferritin-like domain-containing protein codes for the protein MDRPFLTDIKELRQRARSHMEEGAVTEGYRADRETVLRLLNEALATELVCVLRYKRHYYIAAGIHAQAVAAEFLEYANDEQGHADLIAERIVQLGGAPDLNPDGLLSRSHSEYVEGEDLVDMIREDLVAERIAVDSYREMIEYLGDDDPTTRRRLEEILATEEGHAEDLRMLIDALGRDERKALRASSQS